The Chitinophaga pinensis DSM 2588 region CGGTTGTTAACCAGATTAAGAAAACGAAAGAGAAAAAATTTCAATAAAATCTTAAAAATATTTTGGAATTAAATATCTGATTACTACCTTTGCCATCCCGATCGAAAAAAGGGATCGGCGAAGGTAGTAAAGTTCTTTACAGTAGGGTGTTTTAGCCGAATATACAAGTCTCAAAAAGGTTGTATCCAGGTGCTGAAAAAAAGATAAAAAAAGATTTGGAAGTTAAAATAAATCAACTATCTTTGCACCCTCTTATAACGGATATCATTTATAAGATTCTTATATAAGATAAGCCAGCATAGCTCAGTTGGCCAGAGCTACTGATTTGTAATCAGTGGGTCGGGGGTTCGAATCCCTCTGCTGGCTCCGGATAAATTCCGAAGCAAAAATGGTCCGGACGGACGAGATTTGGGAAAGGAGTTTAAGGAAAAATGGGCAGGTTCCAGAGCGGCCAAATGGGGCGGACTGTAAATCCGCTGTCTACGACTTCAGAGGTTCGAATCCTCTCCTGCCCACGTAGCGCAAATGTTCCGCCTTTGCCCCTCGCAAAGGCGGAACTTGTCTGTTAAGTGCAGGTTCTCCATAAATAGAGGAGAGGAAGTGTAGGGTGAGAAGTTCTTTTTAATGTTTACCATTATATAATTATATGCGGGAGTAGCTCAGTTGGTAGAGCGACAGCCTTCCAAGCTGTAGGTCGCGGGTTCGAACCTCGTCTCCCGCTCACTAATAATACTGAAGGACTTTGTTCATTAGTATTATGTGAGATGAAAGTTCTTAATAAGATTTTCAATGCTGTTGTAGCTCAGGGGTAGAGCACTTCCTTGGTAAGGAAGAGGTCGTGAGTTCAATTCTCATCAACAGCTCAACGGATTTCCAAACATCCGGGATCCGGATTTCGTTGTAGCTCAGTGGCAGAGCGTACCGGTCGATACCGGGAAGGTCGTGGGTTCAATTCTCATCAGCGATACAAGTTTGTAAAACCGTTTTTTAAAAACAACTATCAATACAATCTTTACAAACCATCTAAAAAAAATACAATGGCAAAAGAAACCTTTAAGCGGGATAAACCCCACGTAAACATTGGTACCATCGGCCACGTTGACCACGGTAAGACTACCTTGACTGCTGCCATTACCAACATTTTGGCAAGCAAAGGTCTGGCAGAGAAGAAAGGTTATGATGAGATCGATGCCGCTCCTGAAGAAAAAGAAAGAGGTATTACCATCAATACAGCACACGTTGAGTATCAGACAGCTAACCGCCACTACGCGCACGTTGACTGTCCTGGTCACGCTGACTATGTGAAAAACATGATCACTGGTGCTGCGCAGATGGACGGTGCTATCCTGGTGGTTGCCGCTACAGATGGTCCGATGCCACAAACTAAAGAACACATCCTCCTGGCTCGTCAGGTAGGCGTTCCTCGTATCGTTGTGTTCATGAACAAAGTAGACCTGGTTGATGATCCTGAGCTGCTGGAACTGGTTGAACTGGAAATCCGCGAACTGCTGAGCAAATATAACTACGATGGTGATAACACACCAATCATCAAAGGTTCTGCAACCGGCGCTCTGGCTGGTGAAGAAAAATGGGTATCTGCAGTTGATGAACTGATGAACGCAGTAGATGAATACATCCCACTGCCTCCTCGTCCGGTTGATCTGCCGTTCCTGATGTCTGTAGAAGACGTATTCTCTATCACTGGTCGTGGTACTGTTGCTACAGGTCGTATCGAGCGTGGTAAGATTAAAGTTGGTGAGCCAGTTGAAATCGTTGGTCTGATCGAAAAACCACTGACTTCTACATGTACTGGTGTTGAGATGTTCAAAAAATTACTGGATGAAGGTGAAGCTGGTGACAACGCTGGTCTGCTCCTCCGCGGTATTGAAAAATCTCAGATCCGTCGTGGTATGGTTATCGTTAAACCTGGTTCCATCACTCCGCACACTGAATTCAAATGTGAAGTATACGTACTGAGCAAAGAAGAAGGTGGCCGTCACACTCCGTTCTTCAACAAATACCGTCCTCAGTTCTACTTCCGTACAACTGACGTAACAGGTGAAGTTGAATTACCAGCTGGTGTTGAAATGGTAATGCCTGGTGATAACGTAGGTCTGATCGTTAAACTGATCGCTCCAATCGCTATGGAAAAAGGTCTGAAATTCGCTATCCGCGAAGGTGGACGTACCGTAGGTGCTGGTCAGGTTACTGAAATCATCAAGTAATCACTTTGATATAATTAAAGGCCATTAGCAATTAGTAAATTGCAGCTGGATAATAGATTTAAATTTTGTAAATTTGTTCTCCGGATTTCATTAGGCTAAAAGCTAATGGTCTTATACACGGGCATAGTTCAATGGTAGAATAGAGGTCTCCAAAACCTTTGATCTGGGTTCGAATCCTAGTGCCCGTGCTAAAAAATGGTGAAAAGTGAAGGCTTTTCACCTTTCATGTTTTCAAACGGTTAATTTTTAAAACCAATGAACAAGGTTAGAGCATACTTCCGGGAGTCCTATCACGAGCTGGTGCATAAAGTATCCTGGCCAACATGGCAGGAACTGCAGTCTTCCACAATGATCGTATTAATCGCTACTGTAGTTATCACTGCGCTTGTCTGGGGTATGGATGCCCTATCGCATCTCGTGATGACTCAGTACTATAAAATGCTATAAAATAATTTCATAATGATCGATGCATCCAATAACCCTGCAGAAGAAACAAACATTCCGACCCAGGACACCAAGTGGTACGTTCTGCGCGTAGTGAGTGGTAAAGAGAAAAAGGTTAAAGAATACCTGGATATCGAAGTACGCCGCTCCGATTGGGGTAACGTGATCACCCAGATATTTTTACCAGTAGAGAAAGTCTACAAAGTGCAGGCAGGTAAAAAGGTGATGCGCGAGAAAAACTTCTACCCAGGGTACGTAATGATCGAAGCGATCGATGGTAAAATGACTGACGAAGTTATCCAATCCATCCGCAACGTATCAGGCGTTATTCATTTCCTGGGTAAAGATAAGCCAATCGCCCTCCGTAAGGCTGAAGTGAACAAGATGTTAGGTAAAGTAGATGAAATGTCTGATAATGGACTGACCATGAGCGAACCTTTCATCGTTGGTGAAACAATCAAGATCATTGATGGTCCTTTCAACGACTTCAACGGTATTATCGAAGAGGTAATCGAAGACAAGAAGAAACTGAAAGTAACTGTAAAGATCTTCGGTCGTGCAACTCCTGTAGAACTGAACTTCATGCAGGTAGAAAAAATCAGCTAACTATTTCAGTAATCATATTAAAAACGCCTCGTTTTAAACGAGGCGTTTTTTTATTGCTATAAACCGATCAGTTATTTCTTTCTGGTAAAGTCGATTTCCATTGTCTTCACTTCTTTGCCATCATTCACCATGTACATCTCCATATGGTGATGGTCGTCATCAATAATCTTGAATATTTCTTTTACGCCCATGTCTTTGCCACTCATAGGCTCATACATTTTACCCGTGAAAGTGATGGATTTGGTGGCATCATCCCAGGTACCTTCCATGTTCATGATACCAGTGCCCATGTTGTCAATCCAGCTACTCTGAAATATTTTCTTTGCATTGTCGTACGCCATCAGTCCATGTCCTTCGAATGGCATACCCATGATTGTGCTTTTGTGTACAGATTCCTGGTAGCGACCACCCAGGACCATTTTGTTGGTGGTTGTACCATTGCCTTTTGTGGGTGGCTGATTTGGGTCCATCCACATAGACATTTCATAAGTCCAATCACCATCTGATTTTGCAATCATCTCGTGAACAGGGCCTGGCTTCATATATTCCATCCAGGCTTTTTCTTCGGCAGATTGTGCCTGTACCTTCGTGTTGAGAGAAAGGCAGATGGCGATAGCTGAGGCTGAAAATAACAATAGACGTCTCATAATTGGTGGAGTTTTTTTATTTAGAAATAACGCTTAAAAACGGAGAAGGTTGCTGTTTGAAGGCGCTAAATCATTGATTATCCCTACCTTCGTGACTACTTTCGTTATATATATGAGATCTGTATACCTATTGTTAGCTGTTATTATATCATTTTCTGTTTCCGTATCCGCCCAGCCTAAAGAAAGAGTCAGCACTGAACCCCCTGCATCTGCTTCACTGAATATTCCGGAAGGAGATAGTCGTACACCTGCAGCACTTAGTCAGTACCTGAGAGCGCATACTGCTTCTAACAAAGAATTTGTACGTCATCTCTATAGCTGGATCGTATGGAATATCAGTTATGATATAGCAAACATGTACAATCCCGGTTATTATAAAGATACCCTTGATGCAGCCAATAAGACATTGGCTACCAGGACCGGAGTTTGCCAGGGGTATGCAAACCTTTATTATCTGACTTGTAAAGAAGCAGGTATTCCTGTACAGTTGATCGGCGGTTATACCAAAACACAGGGAAGGATAGATAATGCGAGTCATGCGTGGGTAGCGGTAAAGCCAGACAGTGTGTGGTATATGAGCGATCCGACCTGGGGGGCTGGTGTGGTGAATAATAATAAGTTCGTCCGCAAGCCGGTAGACAGCTATTTCCTGGTGGCGCCTGCTGCGTTTATCAGAACACACATGCCTTTTGACCCGCTGTGGCAGTTACTGGAGCATCCGGTACGGAATGAAGAGTTCAGAGATAACAGCTGGACGGCTGCGGCAGGCAGAAGTATCTTTCATTATAAGGACTCGCTGGAGACTTATAACACGATGAAAGATGATCTGTTGAAATACCAGCTGGTGATTAACAGGATAGAGGGGATGGGAATTACCAATCAGATGATCAGTCACGAGCTGGTATATTATAAGAACCTGGTAACGTTTATTGCGGATAACCGGAAGGTGGTGGCGCAGAACAGGGCGGTGGATGAATTCAACGCGAGTAGCAGCAGGTATAACAGGGCGGTAAACCTGTTTAATGAATATGTGCAGTTCAAGAATAACCAGTTTAAGCCGGCGAAGGCGGATCAGGCAATAAAGCAAATGGTGGATGCGATCAGTAAGAAATTGTCGGAGAGTAAGCAGGGGCTGGCGGGATTGAACAGGGAGGAGCCTTCGCTGAAGCATAACATTACGGAGCTGGAGGAGTCGTTGTCGGTATTACAGAAGAGAGTGGAGGAGGAACAGGCTTTTGTGGAGAAATATATCAGGACCGGCAAGCTGTTCAGAAAATCTTTATTTTATAAGACGACATGGATGGGAATTCCATTAAATTAAATTAGATTTGTTGCTAACCATTAAGACGGAATGCTGCCCTCTGGTTTTTACCGAACAGGGTTAAGATAAAATAGTTTTGTTATAGAATTGTAAAATTTTTACCCCGAACTGATTATAATAGCAAAAAGAATGCCCGAAAGCAAATTCTTTTTGAGATTTAATACATTATTGTATACCTTTGCATCCCCTTTAAAAGGTAAATTTTCTCCTTTTAGTTTTGGGAGTTTCGCCAGAAACGAGACGTTCTAACCAAATTAAACTTTATAACATGGCAAAAGAGATCGCTACGTACGTGAAATTGCAGGTAAAGGGTGGCGCGGCCAACCCGGCTCCTCCAATTGGTCCAGCGCTGGGTTCCAAAGGTGTGAACATCATGGAGTTCTGTAAGCAGTTCAATGCCCGTACTCAGGATAAAATGGGTAAGGTATTGCCTGTGTTGCTGACAGTTTACACTGACAAATCATTTGATTTCGTAATCAAGACGCCTCCTGCTGCTGTACAGCTGCTGGAAGCTGCCAAATTGCAGAGTGGTTCTAAAGAACCTAACCGTAACAAGGTGGGTAAAGTTACCTGGGCACAGGTAGAAGCAATCGCGACAGACAAGATGCCTGACCTGAACTGCTTCACCAAAGAAAGCGCTATGAAAATGGTCGCTGGTACTGCCCGTTCTATGGGTATTACTGTTGAAGGTAACGCTCCTTGGAGTAACTAATTGTGTCACCCTGTACAAGCAGGTTAACTTTTAAAACATTTTGCAATGGCAACTAAGAAAAGAAAAGCAGCCGATACAAAGGTGGACAAAAACAAGGTTTACAGCCTGAAAGAAGCTTCCGCACTTGTAAAAGATATTAACTGCACCAAATTCGACAGTTCTGTCGATATTCATATCCGTCTGGGCGTTGATCCCAAGAAAGCAGACCAGGCTATCCGTGGTTCCGTAACGCTTCCCCACGGTACTGGTAAAACTAAACGTGTACTGGTTCTTTGCACTCCTGATAAAGAAGCTGCTGCAAAAGAGGCTGGTGCTGATCATGTTGGTCTGGACGAGTTTATCCAGAAAATCGAAGCTGGTTGGACTGATATCGACGTTATCGTAGCTACGCCTGCTGTAATGCCGAAGATCGGTAAACTGGGTAAGATCCTGGGGCCTCGTAACCTGATGCCTAACCCTAAAACAGGTACTGTTACTAATGATGTAGCGGCAGCTGTTAATGAGGTTAAAGGTGGTAAAATCACCTTTAAAGTGGATAAGGCAGGTATCATTCACGCTTCTATTGGTCGCGTTTCTTTCGCTTCTGATAAACTTGAGCAGAACTCCCAGGAGCTGATCAACGCTATCATCAAGCTGAAACCAGCTACAGCGAAAGGTACTTACCTGAAAGGACTGTCAATGGCGAGCACAATGAGCCCGAGCATTACAGTTGACACAAAATCAGTTCAAAACTAATGATTGGCCGGTTGGCAGATCAACAAACTGACAAAAAGCTATGAACAAAGATCAAAAAAATGAAGTGATTGAACTGCTGAAAGGTAAGTTCTCTCAATATAACAACTTCTACATCACCAACACCGAGTCTCTGACCGTTGCACAGGTGAACAACCTGAGAAGGGTTTGTTTCGACAAGAACGTGGAAATGAAGGTGGCTAAAAACACCCTGATCCGCAAGGCGCTGGAATCTCTGGATGCTGAGAAATATACAGGTATCTATGATGCACTGAACGGTGTAACTGCCCTGATGTTCTCTGACAGCCCGAAAGAGCCTGCTCTGATCATTTCTGCTTTCCGTAAAGAAAACAAGAAAACTGAGAAACCTGAGCTGAAAGCTGCTTTCGTAGGTGATGAAATTTACACTGGCGACGCTCAACTGGCTAACCTGGTTAAAATCAAAACCAAAAACGAACTCATCGGAGACGTTATTGGTCTGTTGCAATCTCCTGCAAAACGCGTACTCTCTGGCTTGCTTGAAAAAGCTAAGAAAGAAGGCGCTGGTGCAGAAGTTGAAGCACCTGCTGCTGAGTAATCAGCTAAAAGCCCTTACCGGCTTAAATAACAACAATGGCTTCCAAGTCACAATATAAATAATTACAATACTTAAAATTCTTAAAAACACTATACAATGGCAGACGTTAAAGCATTAGCCGAACAATTAGTAGGTTTAACTGTTAAGGAAGTTCAGGAACTCGCAGATTTTCTGAAAAGCGAATATGGCATCGAACCAGCTGCTGCTGCAGTTGTAGTTTCTGGTGACAACGGTAGTGGCGCAGCTGCTGCTGAAGAAAAAACTGCCTTCAACGTTATCCTGAAAAATGCAGGTGCTAGCAAACTGAACGTAGTTAAGATCGTTAAAGACCTGACTGGTCTTGGTCTGAAAGAAGCTAAGGAACTGGTAGACGGTGCTCCTAAGTCACTGAAAGAAGGCGTTTCCAAAGCTGAAGCAGAAGATCTGAAAGCTAAGCTGACAGAAGCTGGTGCTGAAGTTGAAATTCAGTAATCTTTGCTTAAAGATACCTCTTTATAAAGGTCAAAAGTGCTTCTGGCACTTTTGGCCTTCTTCCCTTTGGGAAAGTGTCTTTTTGGAGCGTCAATAAGAGGGAATCACCAGGTCGGTGGATCTGACACAACAAGCGAAGACAGAAATTTTGAGGGTATTTGACAAAGATGTCTTAATTTCCCCGATTCATGTTGTGATTTACTTCACAATATTATATAAGTTAATATAACTGCTAACTTCGAATATGTCTCTAAAAAAAGCCCAAGCAAACGAAAGAGTAAATTTTGGAAAGATCAAACAAGTTACTGAGACACCGGATCTGTTGGCTATCCAAATCCAATCTTTCAAGGATTTCTTCCAGTTAGAAACCACACCAGACAAACGTAACAATGAAGGCCTTTTTAAAGTATTCAAGGAGAACTTCCCGATTACAGATACCCGCAATATCTTCAATCTGGAGTTTCTGGACTACTTTGTAGACCCTCCGCGATATACGATAGAGGAATGTATTGAACGTGGGCTTACCTATTCTGTACCGCTGAAGGCTAAATTGCGCCTGAGCTGTAACGATGAGGAACACGTTGACTTCCAGACGATTGTGCAGGATGTATTCCTCGGGAATATACCCTACATGACGCCTAGAGGTACATTCGTGATTAACGGCGCAGAGCGCGTGGTAGTATCGCAGCTCCACCGTTCTCCTGGTGTATTCTTCGGACAATCCATACATCCAAACGGTACGAAAATCTACTCTGCAAGGGTGATTCCGTTCAAAGGGGCCTGGATGGAGTTTGCAACCGACATTAACAATGTAATGTACGCTTACATCGACCGTAAGAAGAAGTTCCCTGTAACTACCCTTCTGCGTGCGATCGGCTACGAGACAGATAAAGATATCCTCCAGCTCTTCGGAATGGCTGACGAGGTGAAAGCAGATAAGAAGAGCCTGGAAAAATACGCCGGTAAGAAGCTGGGTGCACGTGTACTCAGAAGCTGGGTGGAAGATTTCGTAGATGAAGATACCGGTGAGGTGGTGAGCATTGAACGTAATGAGATCATGCTTGAGCGTGATAGTATCCTCGATGAAGCGAATATCGAAACCATCGTGGATATGGGCGTGAAAAGTGTGTTCGTGCAGAAAGAAGAGGTGAGCGGCGACTTCTCAATTATCTACAATACTTTAAATAAAGATACATCTAACTCCGAACTGGAAGCTGTTCAGCACATCTACCGCCAATTGCGTGGTGCCGATGCGCCGGAT contains the following coding sequences:
- the tuf gene encoding elongation factor Tu; amino-acid sequence: MAKETFKRDKPHVNIGTIGHVDHGKTTLTAAITNILASKGLAEKKGYDEIDAAPEEKERGITINTAHVEYQTANRHYAHVDCPGHADYVKNMITGAAQMDGAILVVAATDGPMPQTKEHILLARQVGVPRIVVFMNKVDLVDDPELLELVELEIRELLSKYNYDGDNTPIIKGSATGALAGEEKWVSAVDELMNAVDEYIPLPPRPVDLPFLMSVEDVFSITGRGTVATGRIERGKIKVGEPVEIVGLIEKPLTSTCTGVEMFKKLLDEGEAGDNAGLLLRGIEKSQIRRGMVIVKPGSITPHTEFKCEVYVLSKEEGGRHTPFFNKYRPQFYFRTTDVTGEVELPAGVEMVMPGDNVGLIVKLIAPIAMEKGLKFAIREGGRTVGAGQVTEIIK
- the secE gene encoding preprotein translocase subunit SecE, whose protein sequence is MNKVRAYFRESYHELVHKVSWPTWQELQSSTMIVLIATVVITALVWGMDALSHLVMTQYYKML
- the nusG gene encoding transcription termination/antitermination protein NusG translates to MIDASNNPAEETNIPTQDTKWYVLRVVSGKEKKVKEYLDIEVRRSDWGNVITQIFLPVEKVYKVQAGKKVMREKNFYPGYVMIEAIDGKMTDEVIQSIRNVSGVIHFLGKDKPIALRKAEVNKMLGKVDEMSDNGLTMSEPFIVGETIKIIDGPFNDFNGIIEEVIEDKKKLKVTVKIFGRATPVELNFMQVEKIS
- a CDS encoding DUF1579 domain-containing protein, which encodes MRRLLLFSASAIAICLSLNTKVQAQSAEEKAWMEYMKPGPVHEMIAKSDGDWTYEMSMWMDPNQPPTKGNGTTTNKMVLGGRYQESVHKSTIMGMPFEGHGLMAYDNAKKIFQSSWIDNMGTGIMNMEGTWDDATKSITFTGKMYEPMSGKDMGVKEIFKIIDDDHHHMEMYMVNDGKEVKTMEIDFTRKK
- a CDS encoding transglutaminase domain-containing protein, with amino-acid sequence MRSVYLLLAVIISFSVSVSAQPKERVSTEPPASASLNIPEGDSRTPAALSQYLRAHTASNKEFVRHLYSWIVWNISYDIANMYNPGYYKDTLDAANKTLATRTGVCQGYANLYYLTCKEAGIPVQLIGGYTKTQGRIDNASHAWVAVKPDSVWYMSDPTWGAGVVNNNKFVRKPVDSYFLVAPAAFIRTHMPFDPLWQLLEHPVRNEEFRDNSWTAAAGRSIFHYKDSLETYNTMKDDLLKYQLVINRIEGMGITNQMISHELVYYKNLVTFIADNRKVVAQNRAVDEFNASSSRYNRAVNLFNEYVQFKNNQFKPAKADQAIKQMVDAISKKLSESKQGLAGLNREEPSLKHNITELEESLSVLQKRVEEEQAFVEKYIRTGKLFRKSLFYKTTWMGIPLN
- the rplK gene encoding 50S ribosomal protein L11 — its product is MAKEIATYVKLQVKGGAANPAPPIGPALGSKGVNIMEFCKQFNARTQDKMGKVLPVLLTVYTDKSFDFVIKTPPAAVQLLEAAKLQSGSKEPNRNKVGKVTWAQVEAIATDKMPDLNCFTKESAMKMVAGTARSMGITVEGNAPWSN
- the rplA gene encoding 50S ribosomal protein L1 — translated: MATKKRKAADTKVDKNKVYSLKEASALVKDINCTKFDSSVDIHIRLGVDPKKADQAIRGSVTLPHGTGKTKRVLVLCTPDKEAAAKEAGADHVGLDEFIQKIEAGWTDIDVIVATPAVMPKIGKLGKILGPRNLMPNPKTGTVTNDVAAAVNEVKGGKITFKVDKAGIIHASIGRVSFASDKLEQNSQELINAIIKLKPATAKGTYLKGLSMASTMSPSITVDTKSVQN
- the rplJ gene encoding 50S ribosomal protein L10, which encodes MNKDQKNEVIELLKGKFSQYNNFYITNTESLTVAQVNNLRRVCFDKNVEMKVAKNTLIRKALESLDAEKYTGIYDALNGVTALMFSDSPKEPALIISAFRKENKKTEKPELKAAFVGDEIYTGDAQLANLVKIKTKNELIGDVIGLLQSPAKRVLSGLLEKAKKEGAGAEVEAPAAE
- the rplL gene encoding 50S ribosomal protein L7/L12, with the protein product MADVKALAEQLVGLTVKEVQELADFLKSEYGIEPAAAAVVVSGDNGSGAAAAEEKTAFNVILKNAGASKLNVVKIVKDLTGLGLKEAKELVDGAPKSLKEGVSKAEAEDLKAKLTEAGAEVEIQ